Below is a window of Candidatus Kinetoplastibacterium oncopeltii TCC290E DNA.
TAAATTGCTGATAATCTTTTTTCCCTAAAACTACGGTTGATGGTCTTATAAGGGAAAATAATTTCATCAACACTGTGCAAACACCTACAAAAAAACCTTTTCTTGTCTCGCCCTCGAGAATGTTACCTAATTCTTCTGGAGGATTTACACAAAAATTTTGCAACTCTGGATAAATTTCTTTTTCACAAGGAATAAATAATAGATCAGTTTTAGCTTGGTTAACTAAAATACTAATATCTTCATCTATGGAACGTGGATATTTATCGAAATCCTCGTTTGGGCCAAACTGTAATCTGTTAACAAAAATGCTTACTACAACAAAATTTTTTGTTTCTTTAGCAAGATTCACTAATTCTAAATGACCATTGTGTAAACTTCCCATTGTAGGAACGAAAGATATTTTAGTATTTACGCTGTCTAAAAACTTACACAAATCAGAGATTGAATATACTATCTTCATAACTGGACAATGAAATTATTAATCTGTTTGATAAACATATGATTTTTGAGAAACCCTAGATAAATCAAATTCTTTCAGTAAGTCTGTTTCGAGTTTTCGATCCCATAATATATTTCTTCCATCAACCTGCTGCTTCCTTAATAATGGATTATTCTTGTTATATTCTCTTATAAAAAAAGTAATATCAGATTCATAACTTTTAGACATCTTAATATCCCATATTGATAATTATTTAATTTACACCTAAGAAATTCTATTTAAAAACAAAAATGGTAATTCTATTAAAATTTCTTTATATTTAGAACAAGGATAATTTAATACAGATTTCTGAGCCTCTTTCGCTTCATTTTCAGCTACTTTAGTAGTATATGCTAAAGCATCTGTATCTTTAACAATATTTATTACATCTTCAAGATCGGCATTGCCACTAATTATAGCATTACGTAAAACAACACGTTGTTTTTTAGAACAAACTTTCATAGCTCTTATTAATGGTAATGTTGGCTTTCCTTCTTTTAAATCATCACCTATATTTTTACCCAAAATGGCTGAATCACCAGAATAATCTAAGATATCATCAATTAATTGAAAAGATGTACCTATATGTCTACCATAAGCAGAAGCATTATTTTCCTGATCTAAATTGGCACCAGCAATAATTGCTCCAA
It encodes the following:
- a CDS encoding DUF3460 family protein, with the translated sequence MSKSYESDITFFIREYNKNNPLLRKQQVDGRNILWDRKLETDLLKEFDLSRVSQKSYVYQTD
- the panC gene encoding pantoate--beta-alanine ligase; the encoded protein is MKIVYSISDLCKFLDSVNTKISFVPTMGSLHNGHLELVNLAKETKNFVVVSIFVNRLQFGPNEDFDKYPRSIDEDISILVNQAKTDLLFIPCEKEIYPELQNFCVNPPEELGNILEGETRKGFFVGVCTVLMKLFSLIRPSTVVLGKKDYQQFIVVKNMCKQFLLQTNVIGHEIVRNKKGLALSSRNKYLDNDQILLASTLYVVLNHIKHMILKNNHLSIKDLLLLEYDAIKKLEKHKWFVNYITVRKQSDLSIPREDDLSFPRRVPLVVLGAAYIGGVRLIDNLEI